Proteins encoded together in one Musa acuminata AAA Group cultivar baxijiao chromosome BXJ3-6, Cavendish_Baxijiao_AAA, whole genome shotgun sequence window:
- the LOC135641013 gene encoding uncharacterized protein LOC135641013 encodes MNHWAMQQHNAFAACEEMRAPFAVADRKPPVFCPKPRRLSPLPAFADPVRPLRWHSIHQADFTDLKAGAELLDVYLAKGGEENQVASSPPFFCGSPPSRAANPVVHDARFGEDRPPAPFAPLPLIQSGPPLSPNQGCAHAKFGLKPAAVRIEGFDCLDRDRRRCSGITAVA; translated from the exons atgaatCACTGGGCGATGCAGCAGCACAACGCTTTCGCCGCCTGCGAAGAAATGAGGGCCCCCTTCGCCGTTGCGGACCGAAAGCCCCCCGTGTTCTGCCCCAAGCCGCGCCGGCTCAGCCCGCTTCCTGCCTTCGCTGACCCGGTCCGACCCCTCCGTTGGCACTCCAT TCATCAAGCCGATTTCACTGATTTGAAGGCCGGGGCAGAACTTCTTGATGTATATCTAGCAAAG GGTGGAGAAGAGAATCAGGTTGCTTCGTCCCCGCCGTTCTTTTGCGGCTCGCCGCCCAGCCGTGCTGCCAACCCGGTCGTCCACGACGCTCGGTTCGGGGAGGACCGCCCGCCGGCTCCGTTCGCCCCATTACCACTGATCCAGTCCGGCCCGCCCCTGTCCCCCAATCAAGGCTGCGCCCATGCCAAGTTTGGCCTTAAGCCGGCTGCCGTGCGCATCGAGGGTTTTGATTGCCTCGACCGCGACCGCCGGCGCTGCAGCGGCATAACCGCTGTGGCTTAA
- the LOC135641012 gene encoding ribulose bisphosphate carboxylase small subunit, chloroplastic-like codes for MASSVMVSSSAAVSRASPAQSSMVAPFTGLKSTSAFPVTRKANADLSHLPSNGGRVQCMKVWPIEGKKKFETLSYLPTLVDEVLLKQIEYLLRSKWIPCLEFSHEGFVWRENHRSPGYYDGRYWTMWKLPMFGCTDATQVAKELEECKKEYPRAFVRIIGFDNNRQVQCISFIAHKPDGH; via the exons ATGGCTTCCTCCGTGATggtctcctcctccgccgccgtctCCAGGGCTTCCCCGGCTCAATCCAGCATGGTCGCGCCCTTCACCGGCCTCAAGTCCACCTCCGCCTTCCCGGTCACCAGGAAGGCCAACGCTGACCTCTCGCACCTCCCCAGCAACGGTGGCAGAGTCCAGTGCATGAAG GTGTGGCCGATCGAGGGCAAGAAGAAGTTCGAGACCCTCTCCTACCTTCCTACGCTGGTGGACGAGGTCTTGCTCAAGCAGATCGAGTACCTTCTCCGCTCCAAATGGATTCCCTGCTTGGAGTTCAGCCAC GAGGGGTTCGTGTGGCGTGAGAACCACCGGTCGCCGGGGTACTACGACGGGCGCTACTGGACCATGTGGAAGCTGCCCATGTTCGGGTGCACCGACGCGACGCAGGTGGCGAAGGAGCTGGAGGAGTGCAAGAAGGAGTACCCCAGGGCCTTCGTCCGCATCATCGGCTTCGACAACAACCGCCAAGTGCAGTGCATCAGTTTCATCGCACACAAGCCCGATGGCCACTAG
- the LOC135582714 gene encoding metal tolerance protein 7-like isoform X1, whose protein sequence is MALERQSDPPDYRIELLSPMRQEGDSAATTSWRLNVSDFALPEAPKDPPLVSSVFRRYHGNQRKIAKYYRKQGKLLQGFSEMESITELEAPTQDELNDLARSERLAINVSNIVNLILFASKVLACVESKSMAVIASALDSLLDLMSGLILWFTSYAMKKPNQYSYPIGKNRMQPVGIIVFASVMGTLGLQVLLESGRQLITKEHPTFDHEKELWMVGSMSSVTVVKFFLMLYCRSFKNEIVRAYAQDHFFDVITNSIGLVTSLLAVRYYWWMDPVGAILIAVYTISTWAKTVLENVWLLIGRTAPPEFLAKLTYLIWNHHQQIKHIDTVRAYTFGSYYFAEVDIVLPADMPLSQAHDIGESLQEKLEQIPEIERAFVHVDFEFTHRPEHKAKV, encoded by the exons ATGGCGCTGGAGCGGCAGAGCGATCCGCCGGATTACCGCATCGAGCTCCTGTCCCCCATGAGGCAGGAGGGCGACTCGGCGGCCACGACCAGTTGGAGGCTGAACGTGAGCGACTTCGCTCTACCGGAGGCCCCCAAGGACCCGCCGCTCGTCTCCAGCGTGTTCCGGAGATACCATG GCAATCAAAGGAAAATTGCAAAGTACTATAGGAAACAAGGGAAGCTTCTTCAGGGATTCAGTGAGATGGAAAGCATCACCGAGTTAGAAGCACCTACACAG GACGAGCTAAACGACTTGGCAAGAAGCGAAAGGCTCGCGATCAACGTTTCAAATATAGTGAACTTGATCCTCTTCGCTTCGAAAGTATTAGCATGCGTCGAAAGCAAATCCATGGCGGTGATCGCTTCGGCTCTGGATTCCCTGCTGGATCTTATGTCGGGACTGATTCTGTGGTTCACTTCATATGCCATGAAAAAGCCTAATCAGTATAGCTACCCAATCGGCAAGAATCGAATGCAACCTGTG GGCATCATTGTTTTTGCTTCTGTGATGGGCACTCTTGGTCTGCAAGTGCTGTTAGAGTCTGGCAGACAACTTATCACCAAG GAACACCCTACTTTCGATCACGAAAAGGAGTTGTGGATGGTCGGCAGCATGTCGTCGGTCACGGTGGTCAAATTCTTCCTCATGCTCTACTGTCGTAGCTTCAAGAACGAAATCGTGCGAGCTTATGCACAGGATCATTTTTTTGATGTCATCACCAACTCCATTGGCTTGGTCACATCTTTGCTTGCGGTGAGATACTACTGGTGGATGGACCCGGTGGGTGCCATACTG ATAGCGGTGTATACCATCAGCACCTGGGCGAAGACTGTACTGGAGAACGTGTGGCTATTGATCGGAAGAACGGCACCGCCTGAGTTCTTGGCCAAGTTGACCTACCTCATCTGGAATCACCATCAACAGATCAAGCATATCGACACGGTGAGAGCGTACACGTTCGGATCGTATTACTTTGCCGAAGTGGACATAGTTTTGCCTGCAGACATGCCGCTGAGCCAGGCGCATGACATCGGCGAGTCACTGCAAGAAAAGCTGGAGCAGATTCCGGAGATCGAGCGTGCTTTCGTGCACGTAGATTTCGAGTTCACTCACAGGCCTGAACACAAGGCCAAGGTGTGA
- the LOC135582714 gene encoding metal tolerance protein 7-like isoform X2 produces MCRSDAQVCPMLVGPLVLYDLRTFLEGEEKKEEEIIEVVSVPMFMVTDYDLLKGNQRKIAKYYRKQGKLLQGFSEMESITELEAPTQDELNDLARSERLAINVSNIVNLILFASKVLACVESKSMAVIASALDSLLDLMSGLILWFTSYAMKKPNQYSYPIGKNRMQPVGIIVFASVMGTLGLQVLLESGRQLITKEHPTFDHEKELWMVGSMSSVTVVKFFLMLYCRSFKNEIVRAYAQDHFFDVITNSIGLVTSLLAVRYYWWMDPVGAILIAVYTISTWAKTVLENVWLLIGRTAPPEFLAKLTYLIWNHHQQIKHIDTVRAYTFGSYYFAEVDIVLPADMPLSQAHDIGESLQEKLEQIPEIERAFVHVDFEFTHRPEHKAKV; encoded by the exons ATGTGCAGGAGTGATGCTCAAGTTTGTCCGATGTTAGTCGGGCCATTAGTGCTCTATGATCTCCGTACTTTCCTTGAAGgtgaggagaagaaagaagaggaaattaTTGAAGTTGTTTCTGTCCCGATGTTTATGGTCACAGATTATGATCTTTTGAAAG GCAATCAAAGGAAAATTGCAAAGTACTATAGGAAACAAGGGAAGCTTCTTCAGGGATTCAGTGAGATGGAAAGCATCACCGAGTTAGAAGCACCTACACAG GACGAGCTAAACGACTTGGCAAGAAGCGAAAGGCTCGCGATCAACGTTTCAAATATAGTGAACTTGATCCTCTTCGCTTCGAAAGTATTAGCATGCGTCGAAAGCAAATCCATGGCGGTGATCGCTTCGGCTCTGGATTCCCTGCTGGATCTTATGTCGGGACTGATTCTGTGGTTCACTTCATATGCCATGAAAAAGCCTAATCAGTATAGCTACCCAATCGGCAAGAATCGAATGCAACCTGTG GGCATCATTGTTTTTGCTTCTGTGATGGGCACTCTTGGTCTGCAAGTGCTGTTAGAGTCTGGCAGACAACTTATCACCAAG GAACACCCTACTTTCGATCACGAAAAGGAGTTGTGGATGGTCGGCAGCATGTCGTCGGTCACGGTGGTCAAATTCTTCCTCATGCTCTACTGTCGTAGCTTCAAGAACGAAATCGTGCGAGCTTATGCACAGGATCATTTTTTTGATGTCATCACCAACTCCATTGGCTTGGTCACATCTTTGCTTGCGGTGAGATACTACTGGTGGATGGACCCGGTGGGTGCCATACTG ATAGCGGTGTATACCATCAGCACCTGGGCGAAGACTGTACTGGAGAACGTGTGGCTATTGATCGGAAGAACGGCACCGCCTGAGTTCTTGGCCAAGTTGACCTACCTCATCTGGAATCACCATCAACAGATCAAGCATATCGACACGGTGAGAGCGTACACGTTCGGATCGTATTACTTTGCCGAAGTGGACATAGTTTTGCCTGCAGACATGCCGCTGAGCCAGGCGCATGACATCGGCGAGTCACTGCAAGAAAAGCTGGAGCAGATTCCGGAGATCGAGCGTGCTTTCGTGCACGTAGATTTCGAGTTCACTCACAGGCCTGAACACAAGGCCAAGGTGTGA
- the LOC135582714 gene encoding metal tolerance protein 7-like isoform X3 produces the protein MCRSDAQVCPMLVGPLVLYDLRTFLEGNQRKIAKYYRKQGKLLQGFSEMESITELEAPTQDELNDLARSERLAINVSNIVNLILFASKVLACVESKSMAVIASALDSLLDLMSGLILWFTSYAMKKPNQYSYPIGKNRMQPVGIIVFASVMGTLGLQVLLESGRQLITKEHPTFDHEKELWMVGSMSSVTVVKFFLMLYCRSFKNEIVRAYAQDHFFDVITNSIGLVTSLLAVRYYWWMDPVGAILIAVYTISTWAKTVLENVWLLIGRTAPPEFLAKLTYLIWNHHQQIKHIDTVRAYTFGSYYFAEVDIVLPADMPLSQAHDIGESLQEKLEQIPEIERAFVHVDFEFTHRPEHKAKV, from the exons ATGTGCAGGAGTGATGCTCAAGTTTGTCCGATGTTAGTCGGGCCATTAGTGCTCTATGATCTCCGTACTTTCCTTGAAG GCAATCAAAGGAAAATTGCAAAGTACTATAGGAAACAAGGGAAGCTTCTTCAGGGATTCAGTGAGATGGAAAGCATCACCGAGTTAGAAGCACCTACACAG GACGAGCTAAACGACTTGGCAAGAAGCGAAAGGCTCGCGATCAACGTTTCAAATATAGTGAACTTGATCCTCTTCGCTTCGAAAGTATTAGCATGCGTCGAAAGCAAATCCATGGCGGTGATCGCTTCGGCTCTGGATTCCCTGCTGGATCTTATGTCGGGACTGATTCTGTGGTTCACTTCATATGCCATGAAAAAGCCTAATCAGTATAGCTACCCAATCGGCAAGAATCGAATGCAACCTGTG GGCATCATTGTTTTTGCTTCTGTGATGGGCACTCTTGGTCTGCAAGTGCTGTTAGAGTCTGGCAGACAACTTATCACCAAG GAACACCCTACTTTCGATCACGAAAAGGAGTTGTGGATGGTCGGCAGCATGTCGTCGGTCACGGTGGTCAAATTCTTCCTCATGCTCTACTGTCGTAGCTTCAAGAACGAAATCGTGCGAGCTTATGCACAGGATCATTTTTTTGATGTCATCACCAACTCCATTGGCTTGGTCACATCTTTGCTTGCGGTGAGATACTACTGGTGGATGGACCCGGTGGGTGCCATACTG ATAGCGGTGTATACCATCAGCACCTGGGCGAAGACTGTACTGGAGAACGTGTGGCTATTGATCGGAAGAACGGCACCGCCTGAGTTCTTGGCCAAGTTGACCTACCTCATCTGGAATCACCATCAACAGATCAAGCATATCGACACGGTGAGAGCGTACACGTTCGGATCGTATTACTTTGCCGAAGTGGACATAGTTTTGCCTGCAGACATGCCGCTGAGCCAGGCGCATGACATCGGCGAGTCACTGCAAGAAAAGCTGGAGCAGATTCCGGAGATCGAGCGTGCTTTCGTGCACGTAGATTTCGAGTTCACTCACAGGCCTGAACACAAGGCCAAGGTGTGA